A region of Arabidopsis thaliana chromosome 5, partial sequence DNA encodes the following proteins:
- the MEE62 gene encoding Leucine-rich repeat protein kinase family protein — translation MFLKLFLLLSLVSFSHSDSSSTVSCPNGTDFHQLTTVFRYVSGFNSSWFSSNCSAVITHVVLPSRKLNGTVSWNPIRNLTRLRVLDLSNNSLDGSLPTWLWSMPGLVSVNLSRNRFGGSIRVIPVNGSVLSAVKELNLSFNRFKHAVNFTGFTNLTTLDLSHNSLGVLPLGLGSLSGLRHLDISRCKINGSVKPISGLKSLDYLDLSENSMNGSFPVDFPNLNHLQFLNLSANRFSGSVGFDKYRKFGKSAFLHGGDFVFNDSKIPYHHRIHRLPHRHPPPVRQRNVKTHRTNHTPLVIGLSSSLGALIIVIFAAAIILIRRRMKSARTKSRWAISNPTPLDFKMEKSGPFEFGTESGSSWVADIKEPTAAPVVMASKPLMNLTFKDLIVATSHFGTESVISDGTCGPLYRAVLPGDLHVAIKVLERIRDVDQNDAVTAFEALTRLKHPNLLTLSGYCIAGLFHLVFLLVDDWDDFKICADKSHPLLWDS, via the coding sequence atgtttctaaagttgtttcttctcttatctttGGTCTCCTTCTCACACTCAGACTCTTCTTCCACAGTTTCTTGTCCTAACGGCACAGACTTCCATCAACTAACCACAGTTTTTCGTTACGTCTCCGGTTTCAACTCTTCCTGGTTCTCCTCAAACTGCTCCGCCGTTATCACTCACGTCGTTCTTCCGTCAAGAAAACTAAACGGCACCGTTTCTTGGAACCCTATACGTAATCTCACGCGCTTACGTGTTCTTGATCTCTCCAACAACTCTCTCGATGGTTCTCTTCCCACTTGGCTCTGGTCTATGCCAGGTCTTGTCTCCGTTAATCTCTCTCGGAACCGGTTTGGTGGCTCTATACGAGTGATTCCAGTTAATGGTTCGGTTTTGTCTGCGGTTAAGGAGTTGAATCTCTCGTTCAATCGGTTTAAACACGCGGTTAACTTTACCGGATTTACCAACCTCACAACTCTCGATCTTTCGCACAACAGTCTCGGTGTTTTGCCTCTTGGTTTGGGTTCTCTATCGGGTTTACGCCACCTTGATATATCCAGATGTAAAATCAATGGTAGTGTTAAACCGATTTCCGGTTTAAAGTCGTTGGATTACTTGGATTTATCGGAGAACTCAATGAACGGTTCGTTCCCGGTTGACTTTCCGAATCTCAACCATCTCCAATTCTTGAATTTATCTGCAAACCGGTTTTCCGGTTCGGTTGGATTTGACAAATACCGAAAATTCGGTAAATCAGCATTCTTACACGGCGGCGATTTCGTCTTCAACGATTCCAAAATCCCTTATCACCACCGTATCCACCGTCTACCACACCGGCATCCGCCACCAGTGCGTCAACGAAACGTTAAAACGCACCGTACAAATCACACTCCTTTGGTGATTGGCCTATCGTCTTCGTTAGGAGCTTTGATAATCGTAATCTTCGCTGCGGCTATAATTTTAATCCGCCGGAGAATGAAATCGGCGAGAACGAAATCGAGATGGGCGATTTCGAATCCTACACCGTTAGATTTCAAAATGGAGAAATCTGGACCGTTCGAATTCGGAACGGAGTCTGGTTCTTCATGGGTCGCCGATATAAAAGAGCCAACGGCGGCTCCGGTTGTGATGGCATCTAAGCCGTTGATGAATCTGACTTTCAAGGATCTGATTGTTGCCACGTCACATTTCGGAACGGAGTCCGTTATTTCTGACGGCACTTGTGGTCCACTTTACCGTGCCGTTTTACCAGGAGATCTCCACGTGGCAATTAAAGTGCTTGAGAGAATCAGAGACGTTGATCAAAACGACGCCGTTACTGCGTTCGAAGCTTTAACTCGGCTTAAACATCCAAATCTTTTGACTCTCTCCGGTTATTGCATCGCAG
- the CIPK19 gene encoding CBL-interacting protein kinase 19 (CBL-interacting protein kinase 19 (CIPK19); FUNCTIONS IN: protein serine/threonine kinase activity, protein kinase activity, kinase activity, ATP binding; INVOLVED IN: signal transduction, protein amino acid phosphorylation; EXPRESSED IN: petal, male gametophyte, flower, pollen tube; EXPRESSED DURING: L mature pollen stage, M germinated pollen stage, 4 anthesis, petal differentiation and expansion stage; CONTAINS InterPro DOMAIN/s: Protein kinase, ATP binding site (InterPro:IPR017441), Serine/threonine-protein kinase domain (InterPro:IPR002290), NAF/FISL domain (InterPro:IPR018451), Serine/threonine-protein kinase-like domain (InterPro:IPR017442), Protein kinase-like domain (InterPro:IPR011009), Serine/threonine-protein kinase, active site (InterPro:IPR008271), NAF domain (InterPro:IPR004041), CBL-interacting protein kinase (InterPro:IPR020660), Protein kinase, catalytic domain (InterPro:IPR000719), Calcium/calmodulin-dependent protein kinase-like (InterPro:IPR020636); BEST Arabidopsis thaliana protein match is: CBL-interacting protein kinase 12 (TAIR:AT4G18700.1); Has 131743 Blast hits to 129755 proteins in 4578 species: Archae - 210; Bacteria - 15711; Metazoa - 47953; Fungi - 13173; Plants - 32300; Viruses - 528; Other Eukaryotes - 21868 (source: NCBI BLink).) yields MADLLRKVKSIKKKQDQSNHQALILGKYEMGRLLGHGTFAKVYLARNAQSGESVAIKVIDKEKVLKSGLIAHIKREISILRRVRHPNIVQLFEVMATKSKIYFVMEYVKGGELFNKVAKGRLKEEMARKYFQQLISAVSFCHFRGVYHRDLKPENLLLDENGNLKVSDFGLSAVSDQIRQDGLFHTFCGTPAYVAPEVLARKGYDGAKVDIWSCGVILFVLMAGFLPFHDRNVMAMYKKIYRGDFRCPRWFPVEINRLLIRMLETKPERRFTMPDIMETSWFKKGFKHIKFYVEDDHQLCNVADDDEIESIESVSGRSSTVSEPEDFESFDGRRRGGSMPRPASLNAFDLISFSPGFDLSGLFEDDGEGSRFVSGAPVGQIISKLEEIARIVSFTVRKKDCKVSLEGSREGSMKGPLSIAAEIFELTPALVVVEVKKKGGDKMEYDEFCNKELKPKLQNLSSENGQRVSGSRSLPSFLLSDTD; encoded by the coding sequence ATGGCGGATTTGTTAAGAAAAGTGAAAtcgataaagaagaagcaggaTCAGAGCAATCATCAAGCTCTGATCCTTGGCAAATACGAAATGGGTAGGCTTCTTGGCCACGGAACCTTCGCTAAAGTCTATCTCGCACGAAACGCTCAATCTGGAGAAAGCGTAGCGATCAAGGTAATTGACAAAGAGAAAGTTCTCAAATCCGGTTTAATCGCACACATCAAACGCGAGATCTCGATCTTGCGCCGTGTTCGTCATCCTAACATCGTTCAGCTATTCGAAGTCATGGCGACGAAATCTAAGATCTATTTCGTAATGGAATATGTTAAAGGAGGTGAATTGTTCAACAAGGTAGCTAAAGGAAggttaaaagaagaaatggcaCGTAAATATTTTCAACAGTTGATCTCAGCCGTATCGTTTTGTCACTTCCGTGGTGTTTATCATCGAGATTTGAAACCGGAGAATCTTCTTTTAGACGAAAATGGAAACCTAAAAGTCTCTGATTTTGGTCTTAGTGCTGTTTCTGATCAGATTCGACAAGATGGGTTATTTCATACTTTTTGTGGGACCCCTGCTTACGTGGCACCGGAGGTTCTTGCTCGGAAAGGCTACGATGGAGCTAAAGTCGATATTTGGTCTTGTGGAGTGATCTTGTTTGTGTTAATGGCAGggtttcttccttttcatgATCGGAATGTTATGGCTATGTATAAGAAGATTTACAGAGGAGATTTTAGGTGTCCGAGATGGTTTCCGGTTGAGATTAACCGGTTATTGATTCGAATGTTGGAGACTAAACCGGAGAGACGGTTTACAATGCCGGATATTATGGAGACTAGTTGGTTCAAGAAAGGTTTTAAGCATATTAAGTTTTATGTTGAAGATGATCATCAGCTTTGTAACgttgctgatgatgatgagatcgAATCGATTGAATCGGTTTCGGGGAGGTCTTCTACGGTTTCTGAACCGGAAGACTTCGAGTCTTTTGATGGGAGGAGAAGAGGTGGTTCGATGCCTAGACCGGCAAGTTTGAATGCTTTCGATCTCATTTCGTTTTCGCCAGGTTTTGATCTTTCGGGTTTGTTTGAGGATGATGGTGAAGGATCTAGGTTTGTGTCTGGTGCTCCTGTTGGTCAGATCATTTCTAAGTTGGAGGAAATCGCGAGGATTGTGAGTTTTACTGTGCGAAAGAAGGATTGTAAAGTGAGTCTTGAAGGTTCAAGAGAAGGAAGTATGAAAGGTCCATTGTCAATTGCTGCTGAGATATTTGAACTGACACCAgctttggttgttgttgaagtgaagaagaaaggaggtGATAAAATGGAGTATGATGAGTTTTGTAATAAGGAGTTGAAACCTAAGTTGCAGAATTTGTCTTCCGAAAATGGCCAACGGGTTTCTGGTTCGCGTTCTTTGCCATCGTTTTTACTTTCTGATACTGATTAG
- the CIPK20 gene encoding CBL-interacting protein kinase 20 (CBL-interacting protein kinase 20 (CIPK20); CONTAINS InterPro DOMAIN/s: Protein kinase, ATP binding site (InterPro:IPR017441), Serine/threonine-protein kinase domain (InterPro:IPR002290), NAF/FISL domain (InterPro:IPR018451), Serine/threonine-protein kinase-like domain (InterPro:IPR017442), Protein kinase-like domain (InterPro:IPR011009), Serine/threonine-protein kinase, active site (InterPro:IPR008271), NAF domain (InterPro:IPR004041), CBL-interacting protein kinase (InterPro:IPR020660), Protein kinase, catalytic domain (InterPro:IPR000719), Calcium/calmodulin-dependent protein kinase-like (InterPro:IPR020636); BEST Arabidopsis thaliana protein match is: SOS3-interacting protein 1 (TAIR:AT5G58380.1); Has 132772 Blast hits to 130743 proteins in 4620 species: Archae - 210; Bacteria - 15587; Metazoa - 48907; Fungi - 13398; Plants - 32037; Viruses - 531; Other Eukaryotes - 22102 (source: NCBI BLink).) gives MDKNGIVLMRKYELGRLLGQGTFAKVYHARNIKTGESVAIKVIDKQKVAKVGLIDQIKREISVMRLVRHPHVVFLHEVMASKTKIYFAMEYVKGGELFDKVSKGKLKENIARKYFQQLIGAIDYCHSRGVYHRDLKPENLLLDENGDLKISDFGLSALRESKQQDGLLHTTCGTPAYVAPEVIGKKGYDGAKADVWSCGVVLYVLLAGFLPFHEQNLVEMYRKITKGEFKCPNWFPPEVKKLLSRILDPNPNSRIKIEKIMENSWFQKGFKKIETPKSPESHQIDSLISDVHAAFSVKPMSYNAFDLISSLSQGFDLSGLFEKEERSESKFTTKKDAKEIVSKFEEIATSSERFNLTKSDVGVKMEDKREGRKGHLAIDVEIFEVTNSFHMVEFKKSGGDTMEYKQFCDRELRPSLKDIVWKWQGNNNNSNNEKIEVIH, from the coding sequence ATGGATAAAAACGGCATAGTTTTGATGCGAAAATATGAATTAGGTCGTCTTCTAGGTCAAGGCACATTCGCAAAAGTGTACCACGCACGCAACATAAAAACAGGAGAAAGCGTAGCGATCAAGGTGATCGACAAACAGAAAGTTGCGAAAGTCGGATTAATCGATCAAATCAAACGAGAAATATCAGTGATGCGTCTCGTTCGTCACCCCCACGTCGTCTTCCTCCATGAAGTAATGGCGAGCAAGACAAAGATCTATTTCGCTATGGAATACGTTAAAGGCGGTGAGCTTTTTGATAAAGTCTCTAAAGGAAAGCTTAAAGAAAACATTGCTCGAAAATATTTCCAGCAATTGATCGGAGCAATCGATTATTGCCATAGCCGCGGAGTTTACCACCGCGATCTCAAACCGGAGAATCTTCTTCTAGACGAAAACGGCGATTTGAAAATATCGGATTTTGGCCTTAGCGCGTTGAGGGAGTCGAAGCAGCAAGATGGCTTGCTTCACACGACATGTGGAACACCTGCTTACGTGGCACCTGAAGTGATAGGCAAGAAAGGTTATGATGGAGCTAAAGCCGATGTTTGGTCTTGCGGGGTTGTGTTGTACGTGCTATTGGCTGGATTTCTTCCGTTTCACGAGCAAAATCTTGTGGAAATGTATCGGAAAATCACGAAAGGCGAATTCAAATGTCCGAATTGGTTTCCTCCCGAGGTCAAGAAGTTGTTGTCTCGGATTCTTGACCCTAACCCTaattcaagaatcaagattGAAAAAATCATGGAGAATTCCTGGTTTCAAAAGGGTTTCAAGAAGATCGAAACGCCTAAATCTCCCGAAAGTCATCAGATCGACTCACTGATCAGCGATGTCCACGCAGCTTTTTCCGTAAAACCGATGTCTTACAACGCGTTTGACTTGATCTCTTCGCTGTCTCAAGGATTCGATCTCTCGGGTTtgtttgagaaagaagagagatcagAATCGAAGTTTACAACGAAGAAAGATGCAAAAGAGATAGTGTCGAAATTCGAGGAGATAGCAACAAGTAGTGAGAGATTCAATTTGACGAAGAGCGATGTAGGAGTGAAGATGGAAGAtaagagagaaggaagaaaaggaCATCTTGCGATTGATGTTGAGATATTTGAAGTGACAAATAGTTTTCATATGgttgagtttaagaaaagtGGAGGTGATACAATGGAGTATAAGCAATTTTGTGATCGTGAGCTTAGGCCTTCTTTGAAAGATATTGTTTGGAAATGGcaaggaaacaacaacaatagcaACAATGAGAAGATTGAAGTGATACATTAA
- the DOG1 gene encoding delay of germination 1 codes for MGSSSKNIEQAQDSYLEWMSLQSQRIPELKQLLAQRRSHGDEDNDNKLRKLTGKIIGDFKNYAAKRADLAHRCSSNYYAPTWNSPLENALIWMGGCRPSSFFRLVYALCGSQTEIRVTQFLRNIDGYESSGGGGGASLSDLSAEQLAKINVLHVKIIDEEEKMTKKVSSLQEDAADIPIATVAYEMENVGEPNVVVDQALDKQEEAMARLLVEADNLRVDTLAKILGILSPVQGADFLLAGKKLHLSMHEWGTMRDRRRRDCMVDTEVIFDACTTVNSGPRPTETTNNERN; via the exons atgggatcTTCATCAAAGAACATCGAACAAGCTCAAGATTCTTATCTCGAGTGGATGAGTTTGCAATCTCAACGCATCCCTGAGCTCAAACAACTCTTAGCTCAACGACGATCTCACGGtgatgaagataatgataACAAGCTTCGTAAGTTAACGGGAAAAATCATCGGTGATTTCAAAAATTACGCCGCAAAAAGAGCTGATCTTGCTCACCGATGTAGCTCGAACTATTATGCACCCACGTGGAACAGTCCTTTAGAGAACGCTCTAATTTGGATGGGTGGTTGTCGaccatcttctttctttaggCTCGTTTATGCTTTGTGTGGGTCACAAACTGAGATCCGTGTGACTCAGTTTCTCCGCAACATCGACGGCTACGAATCTTCAG GTGGTGGCGGCGGTGCATCACTTAGCGACTTAAGTGCGGAGCAGCTAGCTAAAATCAATGTGTTGCATGTAAAAATTatagacgaagaagagaagatgaccAAGAAAGTCTCAAGCCTACAAGAAGACGCAGCGGATATTCCCATCGCCACTGTGGCTTACGAGATGGAGAATGTCGGAGAGCCTAACGTAGTGGTGGATCAAGCTCTCGacaagcaagaagaagctatgGCTCGTTTATTGGTCGAGGCCGATAATCTAAGGGTTGATACTTTAGCGAAGATCCTCGGGATTCTATCTCCGGTACAAGGAGCGGATTTCTTGCTCGCTGGGAAAAAGCTTCATCTTTCGATGCATGAGTGGGGAACTATGAGAGATCGTCGCCGTCGTGACTGTATGGTTGACACCGAAG TAATATTCGATGCATGTACAACTGTGAATAGTGGCCCACGCCCCACGGAGACGACAAATAATGAGAGAAATTGA
- the DOG1 gene encoding delay of germination 1 (DELAY OF GERMINATION 1 (DOG1); BEST Arabidopsis thaliana protein match is: unknown protein (TAIR:AT4G18690.1); Has 412 Blast hits to 412 proteins in 33 species: Archae - 0; Bacteria - 0; Metazoa - 0; Fungi - 0; Plants - 412; Viruses - 0; Other Eukaryotes - 0 (source: NCBI BLink).): protein MKTKTHKTQTRKPKEIKPIIKILLIISEKKKKMGSSSKNIEQAQDSYLEWMSLQSQRIPELKQLLAQRRSHGDEDNDNKLRKLTGKIIGDFKNYAAKRADLAHRCSSNYYAPTWNSPLENALIWMGGCRPSSFFRLVYALCGSQTEIRVTQFLRNIDGYESSGGGGGASLSDLSAEQLAKINVLHVKIIDEEEKMTKKVSSLQEDAADIPIATVAYEMENVGEPNVVVDQALDKQEEAMARLLVEADNLRVDTLAKILGILSPVQGADFLLAGKKLHLSMHEWGTMRDRRRRDCMVDTEVIFDACTTVNSGPRPTETTNNERN, encoded by the exons atgaaaacaaaaacacacaaaacacaaacacgcAAACCAAAAGAGATCAAACCAATAATCAAAATACTCCTCAttatatcagaaaaaaaaaaaaaaatgggatcTTCATCAAAGAACATCGAACAAGCTCAAGATTCTTATCTCGAGTGGATGAGTTTGCAATCTCAACGCATCCCTGAGCTCAAACAACTCTTAGCTCAACGACGATCTCACGGtgatgaagataatgataACAAGCTTCGTAAGTTAACGGGAAAAATCATCGGTGATTTCAAAAATTACGCCGCAAAAAGAGCTGATCTTGCTCACCGATGTAGCTCGAACTATTATGCACCCACGTGGAACAGTCCTTTAGAGAACGCTCTAATTTGGATGGGTGGTTGTCGaccatcttctttctttaggCTCGTTTATGCTTTGTGTGGGTCACAAACTGAGATCCGTGTGACTCAGTTTCTCCGCAACATCGACGGCTACGAATCTTCAG GTGGTGGCGGCGGTGCATCACTTAGCGACTTAAGTGCGGAGCAGCTAGCTAAAATCAATGTGTTGCATGTAAAAATTatagacgaagaagagaagatgaccAAGAAAGTCTCAAGCCTACAAGAAGACGCAGCGGATATTCCCATCGCCACTGTGGCTTACGAGATGGAGAATGTCGGAGAGCCTAACGTAGTGGTGGATCAAGCTCTCGacaagcaagaagaagctatgGCTCGTTTATTGGTCGAGGCCGATAATCTAAGGGTTGATACTTTAGCGAAGATCCTCGGGATTCTATCTCCGGTACAAGGAGCGGATTTCTTGCTCGCTGGGAAAAAGCTTCATCTTTCGATGCATGAGTGGGGAACTATGAGAGATCGTCGCCGTCGTGACTGTATGGTTGACACCGAAG TAATATTCGATGCATGTACAACTGTGAATAGTGGCCCACGCCCCACGGAGACGACAAATAATGAGAGAAATTGA
- the DOG1 gene encoding delay of germination 1 yields MKTKTHKTQTRKPKEIKPIIKILLIISEKKKKMGSSSKNIEQAQDSYLEWMSLQSQRIPELKQLLAQRRSHGDEDNDNKLRKLTGKIIGDFKNYAAKRADLAHRCSSNYYAPTWNSPLENALIWMGGCRPSSFFRLVYALCGSQTEIRVTQFLRNIDGYESSGGGGGASLSDLSAEQLAKINVLHVKIIDEEEKMTKKVSSLQEDAADIPIATVAYEMENVGEPNVVVDQALDKQEEAMARLLVEADNLRVDTLAKILGILSPVQGADFLLAGKKLHLSMHEWGTMRDRRRRDCMVDTEGNAGGEEGK; encoded by the exons atgaaaacaaaaacacacaaaacacaaacacgcAAACCAAAAGAGATCAAACCAATAATCAAAATACTCCTCAttatatcagaaaaaaaaaaaaaaatgggatcTTCATCAAAGAACATCGAACAAGCTCAAGATTCTTATCTCGAGTGGATGAGTTTGCAATCTCAACGCATCCCTGAGCTCAAACAACTCTTAGCTCAACGACGATCTCACGGtgatgaagataatgataACAAGCTTCGTAAGTTAACGGGAAAAATCATCGGTGATTTCAAAAATTACGCCGCAAAAAGAGCTGATCTTGCTCACCGATGTAGCTCGAACTATTATGCACCCACGTGGAACAGTCCTTTAGAGAACGCTCTAATTTGGATGGGTGGTTGTCGaccatcttctttctttaggCTCGTTTATGCTTTGTGTGGGTCACAAACTGAGATCCGTGTGACTCAGTTTCTCCGCAACATCGACGGCTACGAATCTTCAG GTGGTGGCGGCGGTGCATCACTTAGCGACTTAAGTGCGGAGCAGCTAGCTAAAATCAATGTGTTGCATGTAAAAATTatagacgaagaagagaagatgaccAAGAAAGTCTCAAGCCTACAAGAAGACGCAGCGGATATTCCCATCGCCACTGTGGCTTACGAGATGGAGAATGTCGGAGAGCCTAACGTAGTGGTGGATCAAGCTCTCGacaagcaagaagaagctatgGCTCGTTTATTGGTCGAGGCCGATAATCTAAGGGTTGATACTTTAGCGAAGATCCTCGGGATTCTATCTCCGGTACAAGGAGCGGATTTCTTGCTCGCTGGGAAAAAGCTTCATCTTTCGATGCATGAGTGGGGAACTATGAGAGATCGTCGCCGTCGTGACTGTATGGTTGACACCGAAGGTAATGCCGGAGGAGAGGAAGGAAAGTAG
- the DOG1 gene encoding delay of germination 1 — protein sequence MGSSSKNIEQAQDSYLEWMSLQSQRIPELKQLLAQRRSHGDEDNDNKLRKLTGKIIGDFKNYAAKRADLAHRCSSNYYAPTWNSPLENALIWMGGCRPSSFFRLVYALCGSQTEIRVTQFLRNIDGYESSGGGGGASLSDLSAEQLAKINVLHVKIIDEEEKMTKKVSSLQEDAADIPIATVAYEMENVGEPNVVVDQALDKQEEAMARLLVEADNLRVDTLAKILGILSPVQGADFLLAGKKLHLSMHEWGTMRDRRRRDCMVDTEGNAGGEEGK from the exons atgggatcTTCATCAAAGAACATCGAACAAGCTCAAGATTCTTATCTCGAGTGGATGAGTTTGCAATCTCAACGCATCCCTGAGCTCAAACAACTCTTAGCTCAACGACGATCTCACGGtgatgaagataatgataACAAGCTTCGTAAGTTAACGGGAAAAATCATCGGTGATTTCAAAAATTACGCCGCAAAAAGAGCTGATCTTGCTCACCGATGTAGCTCGAACTATTATGCACCCACGTGGAACAGTCCTTTAGAGAACGCTCTAATTTGGATGGGTGGTTGTCGaccatcttctttctttaggCTCGTTTATGCTTTGTGTGGGTCACAAACTGAGATCCGTGTGACTCAGTTTCTCCGCAACATCGACGGCTACGAATCTTCAG GTGGTGGCGGCGGTGCATCACTTAGCGACTTAAGTGCGGAGCAGCTAGCTAAAATCAATGTGTTGCATGTAAAAATTatagacgaagaagagaagatgaccAAGAAAGTCTCAAGCCTACAAGAAGACGCAGCGGATATTCCCATCGCCACTGTGGCTTACGAGATGGAGAATGTCGGAGAGCCTAACGTAGTGGTGGATCAAGCTCTCGacaagcaagaagaagctatgGCTCGTTTATTGGTCGAGGCCGATAATCTAAGGGTTGATACTTTAGCGAAGATCCTCGGGATTCTATCTCCGGTACAAGGAGCGGATTTCTTGCTCGCTGGGAAAAAGCTTCATCTTTCGATGCATGAGTGGGGAACTATGAGAGATCGTCGCCGTCGTGACTGTATGGTTGACACCGAAGGTAATGCCGGAGGAGAGGAAGGAAAGTAG